One part of the Dyadobacter sp. 676 genome encodes these proteins:
- a CDS encoding Gfo/Idh/MocA family oxidoreductase, with translation MTSRRDFLKNAALASAGVAAGANAFGAASYRRILGANDRVRVGIIGFSDRFRSSLAPSFGDHAKELNFEFMGVSDLWNRRRDEAEAFIKGKPYAASEFVKARNNEELLARKDVDAVIISTADFQHALHCAEAVKSGRDVYVEKPFAETLEDAKVALKAVEASKQIVQVGSQRRSAPNYWAAYEYIKSGKFGDITTVEMTWNVNQPGRWRRKDLVAQIRKEDTDWDRFLMNRPKVEWNPRYYLEFRLFYPYSSGIPGQWMAHQIDTVHWFSGLDAPRSVVANGGIYTWKDGRTNVDTFSAVFDYGPFEDKTKGFQVIYSSRFNNEAGGVKEYYFSNGGMINLDTNKISPEGGLKEKDARGMGMQANLLPEMSLKSGDKIATDANTGADPMTSLHMRNWMECIRSRKESNAPARVGFNHSVANIMATKALHSGKRVTWDPKKKEIVLS, from the coding sequence ATGACCAGTAGAAGGGATTTTCTTAAAAATGCAGCACTGGCTTCTGCGGGTGTCGCAGCAGGCGCCAATGCTTTCGGGGCGGCAAGCTACCGCCGTATTCTGGGCGCAAATGATCGCGTGAGGGTAGGTATCATCGGTTTCTCCGACCGTTTCCGCAGCTCGCTGGCACCTTCCTTCGGAGATCATGCCAAAGAACTGAACTTTGAGTTTATGGGTGTTTCCGACCTCTGGAACCGTCGCCGCGACGAAGCGGAGGCATTTATCAAAGGCAAGCCATATGCGGCCAGCGAATTTGTGAAAGCCCGCAACAACGAAGAACTGCTGGCCCGCAAGGACGTGGACGCGGTGATCATCAGCACTGCCGACTTCCAGCATGCACTGCATTGTGCGGAAGCCGTGAAATCCGGTCGCGACGTGTATGTGGAAAAGCCGTTTGCCGAAACGCTGGAAGATGCGAAAGTGGCTTTAAAGGCCGTCGAAGCATCGAAACAGATCGTACAGGTAGGATCGCAGCGCCGCAGTGCGCCCAACTACTGGGCCGCTTATGAGTATATCAAATCAGGGAAGTTCGGGGATATTACGACAGTAGAAATGACCTGGAACGTGAACCAGCCAGGCCGCTGGCGCCGCAAAGACCTCGTGGCGCAGATCCGCAAGGAGGATACCGATTGGGACCGTTTCCTGATGAACCGTCCGAAAGTAGAATGGAACCCTCGGTATTACCTCGAATTCCGGTTGTTCTATCCATATTCGTCGGGTATCCCTGGACAGTGGATGGCGCACCAGATCGACACGGTGCACTGGTTCTCGGGCCTCGACGCCCCGCGGAGCGTTGTAGCGAACGGCGGCATTTATACCTGGAAAGACGGCCGTACCAATGTGGATACATTCAGCGCCGTGTTCGATTACGGCCCGTTCGAGGACAAAACCAAAGGCTTCCAGGTGATCTACTCGTCGCGTTTCAATAACGAAGCCGGCGGTGTGAAGGAATATTACTTCTCGAACGGCGGGATGATCAACCTCGATACCAACAAAATTTCTCCGGAAGGTGGTTTGAAAGAAAAGGATGCCAGGGGAATGGGTATGCAGGCCAACCTGCTTCCTGAAATGTCGCTGAAATCCGGCGACAAGATCGCGACGGATGCCAACACCGGTGCTGATCCGATGACCTCCCTACATATGCGTAACTGGATGGAATGTATCCGCAGCCGAAAAGAGTCGAATGC